From Verrucomicrobiota bacterium:
AGATAACGTCGAGGCCGCCGAGTTTAAAGCTGGCGCCCCTACGCGGAACACGCCCCGGGTATCGGCTTCTCAGGGAATTTCGGATGGCTGGATGGGTGTCGACATCGGGCGCGAGACGGTCGCGGAGTATAAGGCGGAAATCGCCAACGCAAAGACGATCCTGTGGAATGGTCCGGTCGGCGTGTTTGAGATACCGGACTTTGCGGCGGGAACCCGAGCGGTCGCAGAAGCGGTGGCATCGGCAGATGCCACGACGATCATCGGCGGAGGGGATTCGGTCACGGCCGTCAAACAGTTCGGGCTCGCGGACCGGATGACGTTCATCTCCACCGGCGGCGGCGCATCACTCGAGTTGCTGGAAGGCAAAGAACTGCCCGGCGTTGCGGCGCTTACCGACAAATGAACGGGCATGCGTAAGAAAATCCTGGCAGCCAACTGGAAGATGAACCTCACGAACGGTGAGGCTTCAGATTATGTGCAGGTTCTGATCAAGGAACTCGGCGAAGTAAACGATGTCGAGGTGGTTTTGGTACCTCCGTTTACGGCGATTCCCGCCCTGGCGGCACTTTCCGAGCGGGCGCCGTTTATCCGGCTCGGCGCCCAGAACCTGCACTGGGAAAAGAGCGGCGCCTTCACGGGCGAGATCAGCGCAGGCATGCTGCGCGCTTTGTACGTCAAATACGTAGTGGTAGGGCACAGCGAGCGCCGTCGGCTCTTCGGTGAGTCAGACGCAGTAATCAACCGCAAAGTCCGGGCTGCCTTGGAGACGGGGCTCAGGCCGATCCTTTGCATGGGCGAAAGTCTGCAGCAGCGCGAGAACGACGAGGTTGATAAAGTACTCGAGTACCAGCTCCGGGAAGGGTTACGATCGGTCAGCTCCAAGGAGTTGCCTGAAGTGGTGATTGCCTACGAACCGGTCTGGGCCATCGGCACAGGACGGACGGCGACCTCGGACCAGGCACAGGCGGCGCATGCCTTTGCCCGGAAGGTCCTGGCTTCGTTGAGCGATCAGGCAACGGCGGAACGGGTCCGTATTCAATATGGCGGGAGCGTGAAACCGGAAAATACTGAGGACCTGATGCTTAAACCCGACATAGACGGCGCATTGGTGGGCGGCGCAAGCCTGGATCCGCGCTCTTTCGCGCAGATCATCCGCAAAGCGGAAGCGGCGCTGGCTGCCTGACTCGACTCGGTCCCGGCGAGAGCGGGTTCTGCCGCCCCTTCAGCGAATCCAACCCGGCGGGGCGGGCGTTTGTTAGGGAGGGCGTACAGGCGTGACGCCTTAGGAGGGCTGAAAGCGGCCCGGTGGGCCGGAGCAAGCAAGGCTACCAGCCACCAGCTCTGGCCGTCTCTTCTGCGCAAGGCGCGGCTCAACCGGCTTGAAAACCGATGTAAGATCGGCACCCCCTGCAGGGCAAAGACTGCCATACCGGGAGGGCAGCAAAGGTTTGTTCAATGCGACGACCAAGCGAAGTCGCCCGAAGATTACTCATCATCAAGGCTAGGCATTACCGGCAGCCTTATGATCAGGCCCTTGCGGAGCCGCCCCTTTATGGTCCGGTCCTTGCGGCGCGTTGATCTCGACCTTCATGCCGTCGCTGATCCCGTCACCGGGCGTCACCACGATACGATCCTTCGGGCCGATGCCTTCAAGTTCCAGTTTGTTCCCCAGGTCGCGCCGGACGGTCACCTTACGGATCTGCACTTTGTTATCCGGCCCGACCACGGCTACCGCCGCTCCCTCCGCCCGGAACAACAGCGCGGTCGCGGGCACCACCAAGGCGTTCGGCGTTCCCGCCGTCTGCAGGCGCACCATCGCGTAGGCGCCCGGGAAGAGTTCGCCGGTCGGGTTCGGGATCTGAATCTCGGTCAGCAGCGTCCGGCTGTTCGGGTCGATGGCCCGGGCCGTGCTCACCACGTTACCGGGAAATGTCCGATTCGGGAAAGATCCAAACGTTAACTCTGCCTTGACGCCGTCATGGACATAGGGCGCCATGGCTTCGGGTACGTTCACATACACGCGCAGCGGATCATTCTTGGCCACCACAAACAGGGAACTGCCCGAACCGGAAACGATCAGCGCGCCGATATCGGTGTTGCGGGCAGTCACGATGCCGTCAAAGGGCGCCCGCAACAGTTTGAAGTTCTCGAGGGCTTGGAGGCTGCGCACGGCCGCCTCATCGGCCCCGACTGTGGCCTGCTTGACCCGGAAGTCGCCGGCCGCATTGTCGATGTCCTGCGCCGCGATGACGTGGCGTTTGAACAGGTCCTGGTCGCGCTCGTAGGTCACGCGGGACAGGTCCAGGGCGGCCTGGGCCTGGTTAAGGGTGGCGCGCGCCTGATCGAGTTGCTGGTCGACCTGCGGGGTTTCAATCTCGGCCAGCAGGTCGCCGGTCCTAACCCGGGCGCCGATGTCAAAGTACCACTTTTTGAGGTAGCCGTTGGTCTGGGCGTAAATGGGTGCCTGGGTGTAAGCCTGCGTCTGGCCCGGCAGGTCCAGCTGAATGGAAGCGGG
This genomic window contains:
- a CDS encoding triose-phosphate isomerase, whose protein sequence is MRKKILAANWKMNLTNGEASDYVQVLIKELGEVNDVEVVLVPPFTAIPALAALSERAPFIRLGAQNLHWEKSGAFTGEISAGMLRALYVKYVVVGHSERRRLFGESDAVINRKVRAALETGLRPILCMGESLQQRENDEVDKVLEYQLREGLRSVSSKELPEVVIAYEPVWAIGTGRTATSDQAQAAHAFARKVLASLSDQATAERVRIQYGGSVKPENTEDLMLKPDIDGALVGGASLDPRSFAQIIRKAEAALAA
- a CDS encoding efflux RND transporter periplasmic adaptor subunit, producing MSQTMTLSEKRGAHEPEPPANRDAPEAPEVQPPNGGGSAPEPPPQRGGDQQGDPPEKPTRKMRAGPFRLVIFVMAVLLAGLAAWGIWSRLSTTRQTQEVANQAAETRVDVVTPEQGPASIQLDLPGQTQAYTQAPIYAQTNGYLKKWYFDIGARVRTGDLLAEIETPQVDQQLDQARATLNQAQAALDLSRVTYERDQDLFKRHVIAAQDIDNAAGDFRVKQATVGADEAAVRSLQALENFKLLRAPFDGIVTARNTDIGALIVSGSGSSLFVVAKNDPLRVYVNVPEAMAPYVHDGVKAELTFGSFPNRTFPGNVVSTARAIDPNSRTLLTEIQIPNPTGELFPGAYAMVRLQTAGTPNALVVPATALLFRAEGAAVAVVGPDNKVQIRKVTVRRDLGNKLELEGIGPKDRIVVTPGDGISDGMKVEINAPQGPDHKGAAPQGPDHKAAGNA